The following proteins are encoded in a genomic region of Vibrio sinaloensis:
- a CDS encoding substrate-binding domain-containing protein: protein MATMKDIARLAGVSTSTVSHVINKSRYVSEEISQRVNQAAKDLNYRPSALARSLKINRTQTIGMLVTTSTNPFFGEVVKGVERSCYQQGYNLILCNTEGDNQRMRESINTLLQKRVDGLILMCSSLEGERIDVFEQYPDIPVVVMDWGPMLFTSDKIQDNSLRGGYLAAKYLIDSGHTDIGCITGPLVRNQAQMRYEGYKRALNEAGLGFKSDWIIEADFECEGGYEAFNRMADKGPLPSAIFVCNDMMAMGVINAANERGIAIPDQLSIIGYDDIHIAKFMSPSLTTIHQPKYRLGKAAVEAVLKKLAGDSDQAQVVQLEPTLVERATVKSLLG, encoded by the coding sequence ATGGCAACAATGAAGGATATTGCGCGGCTAGCTGGGGTATCAACCTCAACGGTCAGTCATGTCATTAACAAATCCCGTTATGTCAGTGAAGAGATCTCGCAGCGGGTCAATCAGGCGGCGAAAGACCTCAACTATCGCCCCTCCGCACTGGCCAGAAGTTTAAAAATCAACCGAACTCAAACCATAGGCATGTTAGTGACCACCTCAACGAACCCCTTCTTCGGTGAAGTGGTGAAAGGGGTGGAACGCAGTTGCTACCAACAAGGTTATAACCTGATTTTGTGCAATACCGAAGGGGATAACCAGCGGATGCGAGAATCCATCAACACACTATTGCAAAAGCGGGTTGATGGCTTGATTTTGATGTGCTCTTCCCTCGAGGGCGAACGTATCGATGTCTTTGAGCAGTATCCAGACATCCCGGTTGTCGTGATGGACTGGGGCCCGATGCTGTTTACCAGTGATAAAATTCAAGACAACTCTTTGCGCGGCGGCTACTTAGCGGCTAAGTATCTTATCGATAGTGGTCACACCGATATTGGTTGTATCACTGGCCCGCTGGTTAGGAACCAGGCGCAGATGCGTTATGAGGGTTATAAACGCGCATTGAATGAGGCCGGACTTGGCTTCAAATCGGACTGGATTATCGAAGCCGACTTTGAATGTGAAGGCGGTTACGAGGCGTTTAATCGGATGGCGGATAAAGGGCCACTGCCGAGTGCTATCTTTGTTTGCAATGACATGATGGCAATGGGGGTGATTAATGCCGCCAATGAGCGAGGCATCGCGATCCCTGATCAGCTATCGATTATTGGCTACGATGATATCCACATCGCTAAGTTTATGAGCCCTTCACTGACCACTATCCATCAACCTAAATATCGCCTGGGTAAGGCGGCGGTTGAAGCGGTACTGAAGAAGCTGGCGGGTGACAGTGACCAAGCTCAAGTGGTTCAGCTCGAACCGACCCTAGTTGAGCGCGCAACGGTTAAATCGCTCCTTGGCTAA
- a CDS encoding chemotaxis protein encodes MSGSSSTILTESGTNELEIIEFHLVKELPGGGTKTCYYGINVAKVREVIQVPETTDYPNAQPHMVGVFSSRDVLTPLVDLAGWLGVQTNKDLKRKFVIVTDFNNMTNGFLIDSISRIHRISWNDVESPSQFLEAGEQDCVVAVVRKDGNLIMILDFEKIIADINPELSMEKYDVKVDKTVDLNQRMITKRNAKTVMVVDDSAFIRSMIQDTLTSAGYNVIACKDGGEAHEKLMNLIEVAKEENMPVSEFIDGIVTDVEMPRMDGMHLVKRLRDSEAYSSIPIVMFSSLMSDDNRAKALALGANDTITKPEIGKMVTMMDKYIFGQAK; translated from the coding sequence ATGAGCGGATCAAGTAGTACGATTTTAACCGAAAGTGGCACTAATGAACTGGAGATCATCGAGTTCCATTTAGTGAAAGAGCTTCCTGGTGGTGGGACAAAAACCTGCTATTACGGAATTAACGTCGCCAAGGTGCGAGAGGTGATTCAGGTACCAGAGACCACCGATTATCCCAATGCCCAGCCACATATGGTTGGCGTGTTCTCTTCGCGAGATGTCTTGACTCCGCTGGTGGACTTAGCGGGCTGGTTGGGTGTCCAGACCAATAAAGATCTGAAGCGCAAGTTTGTTATCGTCACCGACTTTAATAACATGACTAATGGTTTTTTGATCGACAGTATCAGCCGTATCCACCGTATTTCTTGGAATGATGTTGAATCGCCAAGTCAGTTTTTGGAAGCGGGCGAGCAAGATTGCGTCGTGGCGGTGGTGCGAAAAGACGGTAACCTAATCATGATCCTCGACTTCGAGAAGATCATTGCTGATATCAACCCAGAACTGAGTATGGAAAAATACGATGTTAAGGTAGATAAAACCGTCGATCTTAACCAGCGCATGATCACTAAGCGCAACGCCAAAACCGTGATGGTGGTGGACGACTCTGCGTTTATTCGCTCCATGATTCAAGACACCTTAACCTCAGCCGGCTACAACGTGATTGCCTGTAAAGATGGCGGCGAAGCACACGAGAAGTTGATGAACTTAATCGAAGTGGCGAAAGAAGAAAACATGCCAGTGAGTGAGTTTATTGACGGTATCGTGACTGACGTTGAGATGCCAAGAATGGATGGTATGCACCTTGTTAAGCGCCTGCGTGATAGTGAAGCTTACTCATCGATTCCGATTGTGATGTTTTCATCTTTGATGAGTGACGATAACCGCGCCAAAGCGTTAGCGCTGGGTGCCAACGATACCATCACCAAACCAGAGATTGGCAAAATGGTGACCATGATGGATAAATACATCTTCGGCCAAGCAAAGTAG
- a CDS encoding DEAD/DEAH box helicase → MTDSVIQFSDLALNDSILSALDGMGFVSPTPIQAAAIPHLLAGKDALGKAQTGTGKTAAFSLPLLNKLDLGQRKPQAIVLAPTRELAIQVAAEIKNLGKNIAGLKVLEIYGGASIVDQMRALKNGAHIVVGTPGRVQDLINRDRLHLDEVHTFVLDEADEMLNMGFVDDVTEIMEHAPESAQRVLFSATMPPMLKSIVERFLRDPETIDVAGKNHTVDKVEQQFWVVKGVEKDEAMSRLLETEETDASIVFVRTRQDTERLADWLSARGFKAAALHGDIPQSLRERTVDHIKQGVIDILVATDVVARGLDVPRITHVFNYDIPFDVESYIHRIGRTGRAGRKGKAILLVRTNQLRMLRTIERVTKSSMEEIQLPHRDKVAEARLAKLGAELETEKEHKALEKFAELVDKLQESLELDAAALAAILLKRQQGKRPLFYIGEDPMIEAIERDKQRRKERREGGRDGRREGGRSFNNQDWDTYQLQVGREQGVQVKDIVGALANELGLTKGSIGAIKLAQGETYVQLPKAMSSETAGKLRKLRIRQKQVDAVVCDFDDFREPRGRRDGGGRRDGGYRGNREGGRREGGFRGNREGGRGGRDGERRFDRNRGGDHRGNYRGERGHGRDRRSEA, encoded by the coding sequence ATGACAGATTCTGTAATTCAGTTTAGCGATCTAGCGCTTAACGACTCTATCCTTTCAGCTCTTGATGGTATGGGTTTTGTTTCACCAACTCCAATTCAGGCTGCTGCTATCCCGCACCTATTGGCTGGTAAAGACGCACTAGGTAAAGCTCAAACTGGTACTGGTAAAACTGCCGCTTTCTCTCTACCTCTTCTTAATAAGCTCGACCTTGGTCAACGTAAGCCACAAGCTATCGTTCTTGCACCAACTCGTGAGCTGGCGATTCAGGTTGCCGCTGAGATTAAGAACCTAGGTAAAAATATTGCTGGCCTTAAAGTGCTAGAGATCTACGGTGGTGCATCTATCGTTGATCAAATGCGCGCACTTAAAAACGGTGCTCACATCGTTGTCGGTACACCAGGCCGTGTTCAAGACCTTATCAACCGTGACCGTCTACACCTAGATGAAGTGCATACATTCGTGCTTGATGAAGCAGACGAAATGTTAAACATGGGCTTTGTTGACGATGTCACTGAAATCATGGAGCACGCTCCAGAGTCAGCACAACGCGTACTGTTCTCTGCGACTATGCCTCCGATGCTTAAGAGCATTGTTGAGCGCTTCCTACGTGATCCAGAAACCATCGACGTTGCCGGTAAAAACCACACCGTAGACAAAGTAGAACAGCAGTTCTGGGTTGTGAAAGGTGTTGAAAAAGACGAAGCGATGTCTCGTCTTCTAGAAACAGAAGAGACTGACGCATCGATCGTATTCGTACGTACTCGTCAAGATACCGAGCGTTTGGCTGATTGGCTATCTGCACGCGGCTTTAAAGCAGCGGCTCTACACGGTGACATTCCTCAGTCACTTCGTGAGCGCACCGTTGACCACATTAAACAAGGCGTGATCGACATCTTAGTCGCGACTGACGTTGTTGCTCGTGGTCTAGACGTGCCACGTATTACTCACGTATTCAACTACGACATCCCATTCGATGTTGAGTCTTACATCCACCGTATCGGTCGTACTGGCCGCGCTGGACGTAAAGGTAAAGCGATCCTGTTGGTTCGTACTAACCAACTTCGTATGCTACGCACTATTGAGCGCGTGACTAAGTCATCAATGGAAGAGATCCAACTTCCTCACCGTGACAAAGTAGCCGAAGCGCGTCTAGCTAAGCTAGGTGCAGAGCTAGAAACTGAAAAAGAGCACAAAGCACTTGAGAAGTTTGCTGAGCTAGTCGACAAGCTACAAGAGTCTCTTGAGCTCGATGCCGCAGCACTTGCAGCCATCTTGCTTAAGCGCCAACAAGGTAAGCGCCCACTGTTCTACATCGGCGAAGACCCAATGATTGAAGCGATTGAGCGCGACAAACAGCGTCGTAAAGAGCGTCGTGAAGGTGGCCGTGATGGTCGTCGCGAAGGCGGTCGTAGCTTCAACAACCAAGATTGGGATACGTACCAACTGCAAGTAGGCCGTGAGCAAGGCGTTCAGGTTAAAGATATCGTCGGCGCACTAGCTAACGAACTTGGCCTAACCAAAGGCTCAATCGGTGCTATCAAACTAGCACAAGGCGAAACTTACGTTCAGCTACCAAAAGCGATGTCGTCTGAGACGGCGGGTAAACTGCGTAAGCTGCGTATTCGTCAGAAGCAGGTGGATGCGGTTGTTTGTGACTTTGATGATTTCCGCGAACCTCGTGGTCGCCGTGATGGCGGTGGCCGTCGTGACGGTGGTTACCGTGGCAACCGTGAAGGTGGTCGTCGTGAAGGCGGTTTCCGTGGCAACCGTGAAGGTGGCCGTGGTGGTCGCGACGGTGAACGTCGCTTTGACCGCAACCGTGGTGGTGACCATCGCGGTAACTATCGCGGTGAACGTGGTCACGGCCGTGACCGTCGCAGCGAAGCATAA
- the rnb gene encoding exoribonuclease II encodes MFQDNPLLAQLKQQIQETLPKKEGTIKATEKGFGFLEVDSKTSFFIPPPYMKKCLHGDKVKAIIRTEKEREVAEPEELIEQGLTRFIGRVKLFKGKLNVAPDHPQLKKLSLKAKTRKGIKSDDLKEGDWVVAHLTRHPLKGDNGFFVEISEKITDADDKIAPWWVTLAENDLPNSEPAGIEHWEIKDDADLERIDMTHIPFVTIDGESTKDMDDALYAKKSDNGDFELTIAIADPTAYITPDSEMDKVARERGFTIYLPGRNIPMLPRDLADELCSLMQDEVRPALCCTVTIDKDGVIGDDIRFFAANIKSQARLVYDHVSDWLETGESAHWQPSDEIAQVVRDLYDFSLARANWRETHAVVFPDRPDYRFELSEDNDVVAIHADLRRSANRLVEEAMITANICAGKTLQATFNSGVFNTHAGFKPEKIEDVVKLVNPEGELPFTADSIATLDGFAALRRWLAGQDTSYLDNRIRKSQAYSEIGNQPLPHYAMGLDIYATWTSPIRKYGDMINHRMLKAHILGKAPVQTADDSVGEELATHRKHHKIAERNVSDWLYARTLAEEPTKGTKFNGEIFDINRAGMRVRLLENGAAAFIPGTLILANKERLECNGDNGTVSIDKEVIYRLGDVLEVVLTDVNQENRSLVAKPTQVFEDVKSAEEAQAPTEE; translated from the coding sequence ATGTTCCAAGATAACCCGCTACTGGCTCAACTTAAGCAGCAAATTCAAGAAACGCTTCCGAAAAAGGAAGGCACCATCAAAGCAACCGAAAAAGGCTTTGGTTTTCTCGAAGTCGATAGCAAAACTAGCTTCTTTATCCCGCCACCGTACATGAAAAAATGTCTGCATGGTGACAAGGTCAAAGCCATTATTCGTACTGAAAAAGAGCGTGAAGTGGCGGAGCCGGAAGAGCTGATTGAGCAAGGACTAACGCGCTTTATTGGTCGCGTGAAACTGTTTAAGGGTAAGCTCAATGTGGCACCGGATCACCCTCAATTGAAGAAGCTTTCTCTAAAAGCCAAAACCCGTAAAGGCATCAAAAGCGATGACCTTAAAGAGGGCGACTGGGTCGTGGCGCACCTGACTCGCCATCCACTTAAGGGGGACAATGGCTTCTTTGTTGAAATCAGTGAAAAAATCACCGACGCTGACGATAAAATCGCGCCATGGTGGGTAACACTCGCAGAGAACGATCTGCCTAACAGCGAGCCTGCAGGCATTGAGCATTGGGAGATCAAAGACGATGCGGATCTAGAACGTATCGACATGACGCACATTCCTTTTGTTACCATTGATGGTGAATCGACCAAAGATATGGACGATGCTCTGTACGCGAAAAAAAGTGACAATGGCGACTTCGAGCTGACCATCGCAATTGCCGATCCGACAGCCTACATCACACCAGACAGTGAGATGGATAAAGTCGCCCGCGAGCGCGGTTTTACTATCTACTTACCTGGGCGCAATATTCCAATGCTGCCGCGTGATCTTGCCGACGAGCTGTGTTCTTTAATGCAAGACGAAGTGCGCCCAGCCTTGTGTTGCACAGTGACCATAGATAAAGATGGGGTGATTGGCGATGACATTCGCTTCTTTGCGGCCAACATCAAGTCTCAAGCGCGTCTTGTGTACGACCACGTATCTGACTGGCTGGAAACGGGTGAGTCGGCCCACTGGCAGCCAAGCGATGAGATTGCTCAAGTGGTGCGTGATTTGTACGACTTCTCGCTTGCCCGTGCTAACTGGCGCGAAACGCACGCCGTTGTCTTCCCTGACCGTCCAGATTACCGTTTTGAATTGAGTGAAGATAACGATGTTGTGGCGATTCATGCCGATCTGCGTCGCAGTGCCAATCGCTTAGTGGAAGAAGCGATGATCACCGCCAATATCTGTGCGGGTAAGACTCTGCAAGCCACGTTTAATAGTGGGGTATTTAATACTCACGCAGGCTTTAAGCCAGAAAAGATTGAAGATGTGGTTAAGCTCGTTAACCCTGAAGGTGAGTTGCCATTTACCGCTGATTCTATCGCGACTCTTGATGGTTTTGCCGCGCTGCGCCGCTGGTTAGCAGGTCAAGACACTTCTTACCTTGATAACCGTATCCGCAAGTCGCAAGCTTACAGTGAAATTGGCAATCAACCACTGCCACATTACGCGATGGGCTTAGACATCTACGCGACTTGGACCTCTCCAATTCGTAAATATGGCGATATGATCAACCACCGCATGTTAAAAGCGCACATCTTAGGCAAAGCGCCTGTGCAAACGGCCGATGATAGCGTGGGTGAGGAGCTGGCGACACACCGTAAACATCATAAGATTGCTGAGCGTAATGTCAGTGACTGGCTGTACGCGCGCACACTCGCCGAAGAGCCGACTAAGGGCACCAAGTTTAACGGCGAAATCTTTGATATTAACCGTGCCGGTATGCGCGTGCGCTTGCTGGAAAATGGCGCAGCTGCCTTCATTCCAGGGACACTGATTTTGGCGAACAAAGAGCGTCTAGAGTGCAATGGTGATAACGGTACGGTGAGTATCGATAAAGAAGTCATCTACCGTCTTGGCGATGTGCTTGAAGTGGTGTTGACTGACGTAAACCAAGAAAACCGTAGCTTGGTGGCCAAACCAACCCAAGTGTTCGAAGACGTTAAAAGCGCTGAAGAGGCGCAAGCTCCGACCGAGGAGTAA
- a CDS encoding DUF3024 domain-containing protein, which yields MGLVSLLQRQVESRAQIICKQRNQSTPAELGKAGYEVLHNGVVFIKQHFLLDSSHCHYMNPVAKVAWNNELNLWQLFVPHDTELEAWLPYPFLAQSSDLTAIMREVAKDPKAMFWSD from the coding sequence ATGGGATTGGTAAGTTTGCTCCAAAGACAAGTCGAGAGCCGAGCGCAGATCATTTGTAAGCAGCGCAACCAGAGCACGCCTGCAGAGCTGGGTAAAGCCGGTTATGAGGTGTTGCACAACGGAGTGGTGTTTATTAAGCAGCACTTCTTGCTCGACTCCAGTCATTGCCACTATATGAATCCGGTGGCCAAGGTTGCTTGGAACAATGAACTCAATCTGTGGCAACTGTTCGTGCCTCACGATACCGAGCTAGAGGCATGGCTCCCTTACCCTTTTTTAGCCCAGAGCAGCGACCTAACAGCCATAATGCGTGAAGTCGCCAAAGATCCCAAAGCGATGTTCTGGAGCGACTAA
- a CDS encoding phosphate ABC transporter substrate-binding protein gives MFRVALATLLSSSLFSATLLADEVNISGSTSVARVMEVLADQYNATHKESFVAVQGVGSSAGITLVKKGVADIGMSSRYLTESELDETLTVTPIAFDGLAVVVNKANPIENITREQLFDIYKGSITNWKQLGGSDQDIAVVTREASSGSRYSFESLMGLTKVINGRLVSDINPNNLVVNSNSMVKTIVNHNKQAIGFVSTGSVDSSIKAIQFEGVEANNKTIANGEYELARPFLVLYNLDKADEESKLFIDYLNSPQAKALIVEYGYAPISK, from the coding sequence ATGTTCCGTGTCGCGCTCGCAACACTACTATCTAGCTCACTATTTAGCGCCACTTTGCTGGCGGATGAAGTGAACATTTCTGGTTCAACGTCCGTTGCTCGGGTGATGGAGGTGCTTGCAGACCAATATAATGCCACCCACAAAGAGAGTTTTGTTGCGGTACAGGGCGTAGGCTCGAGTGCAGGGATTACTTTGGTAAAAAAAGGTGTCGCAGACATTGGCATGAGCTCGCGTTATTTGACGGAAAGCGAGCTAGACGAAACCTTGACCGTGACACCAATCGCGTTTGATGGACTCGCCGTGGTGGTGAACAAAGCCAACCCGATTGAAAATATCACTCGCGAGCAGTTATTCGACATCTATAAAGGCAGCATTACCAACTGGAAGCAGCTCGGTGGCAGTGATCAAGATATTGCGGTAGTGACGCGAGAAGCCTCGTCGGGTTCACGTTATAGCTTTGAAAGTTTGATGGGACTGACTAAGGTAATCAATGGCCGTTTAGTCTCTGACATCAATCCGAATAATCTGGTGGTCAACAGCAACAGTATGGTGAAAACCATCGTTAACCATAACAAGCAAGCGATAGGCTTTGTGTCGACGGGTTCGGTAGACAGCTCAATCAAAGCGATCCAGTTTGAAGGGGTTGAGGCAAACAATAAAACCATTGCCAACGGGGAGTATGAGTTGGCGCGTCCGTTTTTGGTGCTGTACAACCTAGATAAAGCCGATGAAGAGTCGAAGCTGTTCATCGACTATTTAAACAGCCCTCAAGCTAAAGCGTTGATTGTAGAGTACGGCTACGCACCCATTAGCAAATAA
- the malK gene encoding maltose/maltodextrin ABC transporter ATP-binding protein MalK, producing the protein MASVTLKNVCKAYGDVLISKNVDLEIQEGEFVVFVGPSGCGKSTLLRCIAGLEDITSGDLYIGDERMNEVEPSKRGVGMVFQSYALYPHLNLYDNMSFGLKLAKASKDEIDKRVEHAAEVLQLSHLLERQPKALSGGQRQRVAIGRTLVSQPNVFLLDEPLSNLDAALRVQMRSEITKLQRKLGCTMIYVTHDQVEAMTMADKIVVLDAGFVSQVGKPLELYHYPQNRFVAGFIGSPKMNFMSVFIEAVEKDRVMVQLANGTTFWIPVDGTTVTRGERMSLGVRPEHLLPANEGDATIEGEVNIVEKLGNETQVYMHIDAADADMIYRQPDTLAVEAGDKLSVGIPAHRCHLFHSDGKACRRLFKEAGLDEE; encoded by the coding sequence ATGGCGAGTGTCACGTTAAAAAATGTATGTAAAGCTTACGGTGACGTACTGATTTCCAAGAACGTTGATTTAGAAATCCAAGAGGGCGAATTTGTTGTATTCGTCGGTCCGTCAGGTTGTGGTAAGTCAACTCTGCTTCGCTGTATTGCTGGTCTTGAAGACATCACCTCCGGTGACCTTTACATCGGCGATGAGCGCATGAACGAAGTAGAGCCTTCTAAGCGTGGCGTGGGCATGGTTTTCCAATCCTACGCGCTCTACCCACACTTGAACCTGTACGACAACATGTCGTTCGGTCTTAAGTTAGCGAAAGCAAGCAAGGACGAAATCGACAAACGTGTTGAACATGCTGCAGAAGTTTTACAGTTGAGCCATCTTCTTGAGCGCCAACCAAAAGCGCTATCGGGCGGTCAACGTCAACGTGTCGCCATTGGTCGTACTCTGGTTTCCCAGCCAAATGTATTCCTACTTGACGAGCCACTGTCTAACCTAGATGCCGCGCTGCGCGTACAAATGCGTTCTGAGATCACTAAACTGCAACGCAAACTGGGTTGTACCATGATCTACGTTACCCACGACCAAGTGGAAGCGATGACCATGGCAGATAAAATTGTGGTTCTAGACGCAGGATTTGTTTCGCAAGTGGGCAAACCACTCGAGCTGTACCACTACCCACAAAACCGTTTTGTTGCCGGCTTTATTGGTTCACCGAAAATGAACTTTATGAGCGTGTTCATTGAAGCGGTTGAAAAAGATCGCGTCATGGTTCAACTGGCCAACGGCACCACCTTCTGGATTCCTGTTGATGGCACCACAGTCACCCGCGGCGAGCGCATGTCTCTTGGTGTGCGTCCGGAGCACTTACTGCCCGCAAATGAAGGCGATGCGACTATCGAAGGCGAAGTGAACATCGTAGAGAAACTGGGTAACGAAACCCAAGTTTACATGCACATCGATGCCGCAGACGCAGACATGATTTATCGTCAGCCAGATACCCTTGCTGTCGAAGCGGGCGACAAGCTATCCGTTGGTATTCCAGCTCATCGTTGTCATCTATTCCACAGCGATGGTAAGGCCTGCCGCCGACTGTTTAAAGAAGCCGGTCTTGATGAAGAGTAA
- the malE gene encoding maltose/maltodextrin ABC transporter substrate-binding protein MalE: MKNALSTVALGTLVALGSFGANAAIEEGQLTIWINGDKGYNGLAEVGKQFEEDTGIKVTVAHPDALQDKFPQTAATGDGPDIVFWAHDRFGGYAEAGLLTEINPSQELKEGIVDFAWDAVKYKGKLIGYPVAVESLSLIYNKDLVPNPPKSWEEVAALDAKLKADGKSAIMWNLKEPYFTWPLMAADGGYAFKYGAEGYDVKDAGIANAGVKDAMNFVKGLVDKGVISSDMDYSVSESSFNQGKTAMTINGPWAWGNIEKSGINYGVTKLPKFNGQSSKPFVGVLSAGISTASPNKDLAVEFIENYLLTNDGLRKVNDDKPLGAVALNSFQRELDSDQRIAATMDNAMNGEIMPNIPQMNAFWGSAKNAIINIVDGRQTVDAALADAEKQMTK; this comes from the coding sequence ATGAAAAACGCCCTAAGCACAGTAGCACTAGGAACTCTTGTTGCTCTTGGCTCTTTTGGTGCAAATGCTGCTATCGAAGAAGGTCAACTGACTATCTGGATCAATGGTGACAAAGGCTACAACGGATTGGCTGAAGTCGGTAAACAGTTTGAAGAAGACACTGGCATTAAAGTGACAGTGGCACACCCTGATGCGCTGCAAGACAAGTTCCCACAAACAGCGGCGACTGGCGATGGTCCTGATATTGTGTTCTGGGCTCACGACCGTTTTGGTGGCTACGCAGAAGCTGGCCTACTGACTGAAATTAACCCATCTCAAGAGCTTAAAGAAGGCATCGTTGATTTTGCATGGGACGCGGTTAAGTACAAAGGCAAGCTGATCGGTTACCCAGTGGCTGTTGAGTCTCTATCACTTATCTACAACAAAGACCTAGTGCCAAACCCACCTAAGAGCTGGGAAGAAGTGGCTGCGCTAGACGCTAAGCTTAAAGCAGACGGCAAATCTGCCATCATGTGGAACCTAAAAGAACCGTACTTCACTTGGCCTCTAATGGCAGCTGACGGCGGCTACGCATTCAAATACGGTGCAGAAGGTTACGATGTTAAAGACGCGGGCATTGCCAACGCGGGCGTAAAAGACGCGATGAACTTCGTAAAAGGCCTAGTAGACAAAGGCGTAATCTCTTCAGATATGGATTACTCGGTTTCTGAGTCTTCGTTCAACCAAGGTAAAACAGCAATGACCATCAACGGTCCTTGGGCTTGGGGCAACATCGAGAAGTCGGGCATCAACTACGGTGTCACTAAGCTACCTAAATTCAACGGCCAATCATCTAAGCCTTTCGTTGGCGTACTATCTGCAGGTATCAGCACTGCGTCGCCAAACAAAGACCTAGCGGTTGAGTTCATCGAGAACTACCTACTGACTAACGACGGTCTACGTAAAGTTAACGACGACAAGCCACTCGGTGCGGTAGCGCTCAACTCGTTCCAACGTGAGCTAGATTCTGACCAACGCATCGCTGCGACAATGGACAACGCGATGAACGGCGAAATCATGCCAAACATCCCACAGATGAACGCGTTCTGGGGTAGTGCGAAAAATGCCATCATCAACATCGTTGATGGACGTCAAACAGTGGACGCTGCTCTAGCGGACGCTGAAAAACAGATGACTAAGTAA